A stretch of DNA from Anaerobacillus isosaccharinicus:
ATAGATTATATTTGGAGGAATTAACATGGAGGTTTTTACAAATTATTTAGCAGGTATTGATAACCCCGACCATCGAGACAGAACAGAGGAGGTTTTGATTTGGGTTGCTAATCATTTTCAAAATTTAGAACCGCTAATCAAGTGGAACACACCGATGTTCTCTTATAATGGTACATATATTATTGGCTTTTCAACAGCGAAACAACATTTGAGTGTTTCACCAGAAGAAGTAGGCATTACGCAGTTTGCTGATGACATTGCACAAGCTGGATACAGTAATACCAAAGGCTTGTTTAGAATTCCCTGGAATAAGCCAGTAGATTATGAGCTGCTTAGGAAAATGATTGAATTTAATATTCAGGATAAAGCAGATTGTTCAACTTTTTGGAGGGAATAATGGTTTATCGGAGATTAAATTAGAAACTTTAAGCCAATCTAAGCCGTCTAATTAAGTAATAATACAATAGGGAAAATCGTTTTGGGGGAATAATATGAAAGTTAATTTTCTTCTATTTAGTGTGATGTTATTCATTTTAGTTGGTTG
This window harbors:
- a CDS encoding iron chaperone gives rise to the protein MEVFTNYLAGIDNPDHRDRTEEVLIWVANHFQNLEPLIKWNTPMFSYNGTYIIGFSTAKQHLSVSPEEVGITQFADDIAQAGYSNTKGLFRIPWNKPVDYELLRKMIEFNIQDKADCSTFWRE